In the Enterococcus saigonensis genome, one interval contains:
- a CDS encoding ferredoxin gives MITTCRLVPERCIACGLCAVYAPDIFDYDEAGIVLFKEEPEANKQFVRVEEITAVKKAAAKCPVRAILLEKEKVR, from the coding sequence ATGATAACAACTTGTCGTCTTGTCCCAGAACGCTGTATCGCCTGTGGCCTTTGTGCAGTTTATGCACCAGATATTTTTGATTATGATGAAGCGGGTATCGTCTTGTTTAAAGAAGAGCCTGAAGCAAACAAACAGTTTGTGCGTGTCGAAGAAATAACAGCAGTAAAAAAAGCCGCTGCTAAATGCCCCGTCAGAGCAATTCTACTTGAAAAAGAAAAAGTACGCTAG
- a CDS encoding RecQ family ATP-dependent DNA helicase yields the protein MTLEDYLKKYFGYPTFRPGQREVITALLAGKDVLGVLPTATGKSLCYQLPSYLIPGLTIIVSPLIALMEDQVSQIKRELGSAVALNSQLTAAEKEFVLIHIAEYKFLFVSPEMLWQKKVLQVLQKQKIALFVVDEAHCISQWGIDFRPEYRQLNKVKEFLNNPLTLALTATAPPFVQKDIAQLLLNSNYQLVKKSVDRKNIRLFVRQTEEKLLDLENLLKNLTGPGIIYCATKKTVEFLYQQLKEKFNLGFYHGGLNSSERSRLQLQFQSNQLDILIATNAFGMGIDKSDIRFVIHFDLPDSLENYVQEIGRAGRDGNMSQAILLYQKNDEKIHHYFKQMRQDERSGFQQLLEEKSDGDSELQKKWLDLSRSIGSDEVLEALKVNEQVKSDKLAQMLAYIHTTTCRRAFILGNFAENILQKPEQCCDNDNATISYGPVALKKSNTVKHWQEIFLKLFKETN from the coding sequence ATGACACTAGAAGATTATTTAAAAAAATATTTTGGCTATCCGACTTTTCGGCCAGGTCAAAGGGAGGTTATTACAGCATTATTAGCAGGTAAAGATGTTCTTGGGGTTTTGCCAACTGCGACGGGTAAGAGCTTATGTTATCAATTACCCAGCTATTTAATTCCTGGGCTTACAATTATTGTATCTCCGCTAATTGCGTTAATGGAAGACCAGGTAAGTCAAATAAAACGGGAGTTGGGATCAGCCGTAGCTTTAAATAGCCAGTTGACAGCAGCAGAAAAAGAATTCGTTTTAATTCATATAGCCGAGTATAAATTTTTATTCGTTAGTCCTGAAATGCTTTGGCAAAAGAAAGTTTTACAAGTACTTCAAAAACAAAAGATTGCATTATTTGTCGTAGATGAAGCACATTGTATATCTCAATGGGGAATTGATTTCAGACCGGAATATCGGCAATTAAATAAGGTTAAAGAATTTTTAAACAATCCCCTTACACTGGCATTAACTGCGACGGCACCACCATTTGTTCAAAAAGATATTGCCCAACTTTTACTTAATTCAAATTATCAATTAGTAAAAAAATCCGTAGATCGAAAGAATATTCGTCTTTTTGTTCGGCAGACAGAAGAAAAATTACTAGACTTAGAAAATTTGTTGAAAAATTTAACTGGACCTGGGATTATTTATTGTGCAACAAAAAAAACAGTGGAATTTCTTTACCAACAATTGAAAGAAAAATTTAATTTGGGCTTTTATCATGGTGGTCTAAATAGTAGTGAAAGAAGCCGGTTGCAGCTCCAGTTTCAAAGTAATCAACTGGATATTTTAATTGCGACCAATGCTTTTGGAATGGGGATTGATAAAAGTGATATTCGTTTTGTTATCCATTTTGATTTGCCTGATAGTCTTGAAAATTATGTCCAAGAAATTGGTCGGGCTGGTCGTGATGGCAATATGAGTCAAGCAATTTTACTTTATCAAAAAAATGATGAAAAAATTCATCATTACTTCAAACAAATGCGTCAAGATGAACGCAGTGGTTTTCAACAATTATTAGAGGAAAAATCTGATGGAGATAGTGAGCTACAAAAGAAGTGGCTTGACTTGAGTCGAAGTATCGGTTCAGATGAGGTATTGGAAGCATTAAAAGTAAATGAGCAGGTTAAAAGTGATAAATTAGCTCAAATGTTAGCATATATTCACACGACTACTTGTCGCCGCGCTTTTATCTTAGGTAATTTTGCTGAAAACATACTCCAAAAACCTGAACAATGTTGTGATAATGACAATGCAACTATAAGTTATGGACCAGTAGCTCTCAAAAAAAGTAATACGGTAAAACATTGGCAGGAGATTTTCCTAAAATTATTTAAAGAAACCAATTGA
- the cmk gene encoding (d)CMP kinase — protein sequence MKKINIAIDGPASSGKSTVAKILAKDYGFIYTDTGAMYRSVTFMAIKHEVAFSDELGLVELIHRYPITFKQSEVGQLVFIDGEDVTLAIRKSDVTNNVSEVSAHELVRKELVKQQQTIAKDGGVVMDGRDIGTAVLPDAEVKIFLVASVVERAERRYKENQAKGIKTDFETLKTEIEKRDYIDSHREVSPLKQAEDAILIDTTGKTIAEVVTMIKAVVSQKGYL from the coding sequence ATGAAAAAAATTAATATTGCTATTGATGGACCGGCTTCTTCGGGTAAAAGTACAGTAGCAAAAATTTTAGCAAAAGATTATGGATTTATTTATACTGATACAGGAGCGATGTACCGTAGTGTAACTTTCATGGCGATTAAGCATGAGGTCGCGTTTTCAGATGAACTAGGACTAGTTGAATTAATCCATCGCTATCCTATTACGTTTAAGCAAAGTGAAGTCGGACAATTAGTATTTATTGATGGAGAAGATGTAACCTTAGCTATCAGAAAATCAGATGTTACTAATAATGTTTCGGAAGTTTCTGCTCACGAATTAGTTCGAAAAGAATTAGTTAAGCAACAACAGACTATCGCCAAAGACGGCGGTGTCGTCATGGATGGGCGCGATATTGGTACTGCTGTTTTACCGGATGCTGAAGTGAAAATTTTCTTAGTTGCTAGCGTTGTAGAAAGAGCAGAACGTCGTTACAAAGAAAATCAAGCAAAAGGAATAAAAACAGATTTTGAAACTTTAAAAACAGAGATTGAAAAACGCGATTACATTGATTCTCATCGCGAAGTTTCTCCATTAAAACAAGCAGAAGACGCAATTTTAATTGATACAACGGGAAAAACTATTGCTGAAGTAGTTACTATGATTAAGGCTGTTGTCAGTCAAAAAGGCTATTTATAA
- a CDS encoding M20 family metallopeptidase, translated as MKQFVTQKHHEEAVEALKKLIRVPSVLDESDSGKGHPFGKNVVKALDQVLEICAGIGFRTFKDPEGYYAYAEVGEGEDLFAILCHMDVVPAADQKGWNTDPFDPVIKDGVIYGRGSQDDKGPSMAALYAVKALMDDGVEFNQRIRFIFGSDEENLWRCMEKYNEKEESATAGIAPDHGFPLTFAEKGLLQAYLIGPGTDKITVNAGGALNVVPDTAPYEGEYVEAVKEALDKLGFSYEMEGNAVVVQGKSVHAKDAPEGTNAITRLAMALSEVVDFAPLNFLGKLVQENATGENVVGKTQDEQSGELTMNFASLTISPEETKIGVDMRLPVTVKKEDLEEKIATKVKEYDLTYQEFDWLDSLYVPQDSTLVKTLLATYREMTGDMTEPEISGGATFARTMKNCVAYGAMFEDTPDFMHQANEQWELDQMYKAMDIYAESIYRLCAK; from the coding sequence ATGAAACAATTCGTTACCCAAAAACACCACGAAGAAGCAGTAGAGGCTTTAAAAAAATTAATTCGGGTTCCTTCTGTTCTGGACGAATCAGACAGTGGCAAAGGCCATCCATTTGGTAAAAATGTGGTCAAAGCTTTGGATCAAGTTTTAGAAATTTGTGCTGGCATTGGCTTTCGGACTTTTAAAGATCCTGAAGGGTATTATGCCTATGCTGAAGTCGGTGAAGGTGAAGATTTATTTGCGATTTTATGCCACATGGATGTAGTACCGGCAGCTGATCAAAAAGGCTGGAATACAGATCCTTTTGATCCAGTAATTAAAGACGGCGTTATCTATGGCCGCGGATCTCAAGATGATAAAGGTCCTTCAATGGCAGCACTCTATGCTGTGAAGGCATTAATGGATGATGGCGTTGAATTTAATCAACGTATTCGCTTTATCTTTGGTTCTGATGAAGAAAACTTGTGGCGTTGTATGGAAAAGTATAACGAAAAAGAAGAGAGTGCAACAGCCGGAATTGCTCCAGACCATGGTTTCCCATTAACTTTTGCTGAAAAAGGCTTGTTGCAAGCTTATCTAATTGGACCAGGAACAGATAAAATTACAGTTAATGCCGGTGGCGCACTAAACGTTGTTCCAGATACTGCACCGTATGAAGGTGAGTACGTTGAAGCAGTAAAAGAAGCTTTGGATAAGTTGGGCTTTTCTTATGAAATGGAAGGAAATGCAGTCGTTGTTCAAGGTAAGAGTGTACACGCAAAAGACGCACCAGAAGGAACCAACGCAATTACGCGGTTAGCAATGGCATTAAGCGAAGTTGTAGATTTTGCACCATTGAACTTCTTAGGTAAATTAGTTCAAGAAAATGCAACAGGTGAAAATGTTGTTGGCAAAACACAAGATGAGCAATCAGGTGAGTTAACGATGAACTTTGCTAGTCTAACAATTTCGCCAGAAGAAACAAAAATTGGTGTTGACATGCGTTTACCAGTAACCGTTAAAAAAGAAGATTTAGAAGAAAAAATCGCCACAAAAGTGAAAGAATATGATTTGACATATCAAGAATTCGATTGGTTAGATTCATTATATGTACCGCAAGATTCTACATTAGTAAAAACATTACTAGCAACTTATCGCGAGATGACAGGTGATATGACAGAACCAGAAATTTCTGGTGGTGCAACTTTTGCGCGCACGATGAAAAACTGCGTAGCTTATGGAGCGATGTTTGAAGACACACCAGACTTTATGCATCAAGCGAATGAACAATGGGAATTAGACCAAATGTACAAGGCAATGGATATTTACGCTGAATCTATTTATCGTTTATGTGCTAAATAA
- a CDS encoding SAG1386/EF1546 family surface-associated protein, with amino-acid sequence MSKKKNDFDNETQEPWEQPIYDTDDETTSRTQQRRQKRGTSKFLVILVILLSLCILVPAGFVMWLTHDKKNADSTPSTASSSLVSSTKESSTNESSTSESSTTETSESESSSSSSEESVPSSTSSEESVPSSTENNQQDQQNQQQNAQAGEQYITVQNGEGPNQVAARAGISVDQLYQLNGIDPNNFLLYPGQQLRIK; translated from the coding sequence TTGAGTAAAAAGAAAAATGATTTTGACAATGAAACACAAGAACCATGGGAACAACCAATTTATGACACTGACGATGAAACGACGTCACGCACACAACAGCGTCGTCAAAAACGGGGAACATCAAAATTCTTGGTTATTTTGGTAATTTTACTATCACTTTGTATTTTGGTGCCTGCAGGTTTTGTTATGTGGTTGACGCATGATAAAAAGAATGCTGATTCTACGCCATCAACAGCATCTTCCTCGTTAGTATCATCAACTAAAGAATCTTCAACCAATGAATCTTCAACGTCTGAAAGTTCAACGACAGAAACTTCTGAGAGCGAATCAAGTTCAAGCTCAAGCGAAGAATCTGTACCAAGTTCAACTTCAAGCGAAGAGTCAGTACCAAGTTCGACAGAAAATAATCAACAAGACCAACAAAATCAGCAACAAAATGCACAAGCTGGTGAACAATACATTACTGTTCAAAATGGTGAAGGGCCAAATCAAGTAGCAGCAAGAGCTGGAATTTCAGTCGATCAATTGTATCAACTAAATGGTATCGATCCAAATAATTTCTTATTATATCCTGGTCAACAATTACGAATCAAGTAA
- a CDS encoding helix-turn-helix domain-containing protein, which translates to MDQFILALFSRADKLKTSTFFHLLKGKRTSAVMSYAFFMDLLPFLGSQPDLSLKEFETVITSLEKEGLIDKNDSASYVITRKGRSELRQELQTYLLQVDYFNFGRSDENCFRLLTYFIQQVSTGKKSLRPLETSPLFTRPVDQLLRREKVNSKILYEEIYQLFNHLSQEAGDFLAQQFSGSDVVAKTAYQILPQPFQKTPWNRLYQASCFHPLLKEVKNAQRNTLCYQLLKGLLQQNYNNSMLYTRRLLLKGMSIPDVARIRNLKVGTISDHIVEWSLYEKKFPFDRFISESSERKLAVLTATEDLYTMRYSTINEKISIDFLEFRLYQIKQKRGC; encoded by the coding sequence ATGGATCAATTTATTTTAGCCTTATTTTCAAGGGCTGACAAGTTAAAGACCAGCACGTTTTTTCATCTATTAAAAGGCAAGCGCACATCAGCTGTTATGAGTTATGCTTTTTTTATGGACTTATTACCTTTTTTGGGAAGTCAGCCTGATCTTTCTTTAAAAGAATTTGAAACAGTTATTACTAGTTTGGAAAAAGAAGGATTAATCGATAAGAATGACAGTGCTAGTTATGTGATTACACGAAAAGGAAGAAGTGAACTCAGACAAGAATTACAAACATATTTATTACAAGTAGATTATTTCAATTTTGGTCGCAGTGATGAAAATTGTTTCCGACTACTGACATACTTTATTCAGCAGGTTTCAACGGGCAAAAAAAGTTTACGCCCCTTAGAAACAAGTCCATTATTTACTAGACCAGTTGATCAGCTTCTCAGACGAGAAAAGGTAAATTCTAAAATTTTATATGAAGAAATCTATCAACTTTTTAATCATCTTAGTCAAGAAGCAGGTGATTTTTTGGCACAACAATTTAGCGGTTCAGATGTTGTGGCAAAAACTGCCTATCAGATACTCCCACAACCATTTCAAAAAACACCCTGGAATCGATTGTATCAAGCTAGTTGTTTTCATCCGTTATTAAAAGAAGTAAAAAATGCTCAAAGAAATACGCTATGTTATCAGCTGCTAAAAGGTCTTTTACAACAAAATTATAATAATAGCATGCTTTATACGCGGCGGCTCTTATTAAAGGGGATGTCTATCCCAGATGTTGCCCGTATCCGTAATTTGAAAGTAGGCACAATCTCAGATCATATCGTTGAATGGTCACTTTATGAAAAAAAATTCCCTTTTGATCGTTTTATTTCAGAATCTAGCGAGAGGAAGTTAGCTGTCCTAACTGCAACCGAAGATTTATATACTATGCGTTACAGTACTATAAATGAAAAAATTTCCATAGATTTTCTTGAATTTCGGTTGTATCAAATCAAACAAAAAAGAGGATGTTAG